TCACTTTTCTCGTTACCAAGCATTTCCTAAGAAAAATCAGCCCATCAGTTTTAAGCTAGATCCCTACGATAACCTGATCGGAGACTATTCTGTTGGTGCGCGCTCTTTCTTTAAGCACATGACAGGAAACGGGACTTTTAATTTTCTAGCGTTTTTAACAGAAGTCAGAAGATATTTAAACGCACCAGGAGATAAGTAGAAATGACAGCAAAAATTGCCGAAGATTTGGGGCGCTTATTTGAAGTTGGATTCAATATTGGAATTTTGGCTTATATTAAACAAAACAAGATTAAGTCCCAGTTTGGTGATTTGTACTCTCAAGATTTGCAACAGCTAAAGTTCGCAAAGATGCTCAAGCGGATAGATGGCTATTTTATCAACCCGCTGGCAAGGCAGATGGCTGAGAAATGGAGTGGATTTTTTCTGCAAAAAGGGTTTCTGGCGGGGTTGAATTTCTTCCGCGAGTACATCCAATCGAATGGGTGGATTGAAAGCCGGCATCTAGAAATTCTGTATTATCAGTGCAAATTTTGTGGCGATAACAGCATTGGAACCTATGAGAATAAGACAAACATTCAGTGGTTTAGAGAAGTTCTGTCGCAGTTTGAGAAGCTTACTGAGGATGACATTGAACACTACATACAACGATATTTTAACCTAGATTTAGATCAAGGCAAGAAAGGAGAGTTTGTCAATGCCGACACCCTTATCTTACTGCGAAATCGCCGACAATTTAGAGTTTTCTGTGTTGATTTATCAGTATTTTCGGTGAAAACGTCTGAAGATGTTCAAGATTTAAATTATGTCGAAATTCTCCGGCGCTTATTAATTAGAGACATTAGTTATTTAAAATCGAAAAGTGTATTTTCTAATCTGCGAATAGACGCTGAAAGTTTAGGGTTAGACTTTGCTGAAGATTTGAGAAGTTATTTTACAGCTTTTAAATACCATGATAAGGAAAGCGCCAAGTTAATCCAGGCTGCCGGTTACACTCATAGCTTTTATGAATTTCTCCGAGAAACCGGCATTGTAAAAGACGAAATGCCGGTGATATTTAACGCAGTCGGATACAGTGATCGTGGCATCAATGCCATATCAGTAAATCGAGAAAAGTTGGAAGTATTAAAAACTTGTTATCAAATTTATAAGCATGATTCTAGCCCGAAACAGCTTAACGATGCCCGTTTATCAGTTTTAAATAAAATTAAACGCAGTGTTTATGGAAGTTTTGATCGAGGGAAAGAGTTTGTTGATTCTCTCTTAGCAATTCCATCTGATAGAATAACTTGTGTGTCTCATCAAGAACAAGTCGATAGATTTTTTAATTCCGTCGGAGAAGTGCCGGCACACCTTCAGCAGCAGCTAGGTTTAAGTGGCACAATGAACCTAAAACAAGCTCATGCAGAATTGATAAAAAAAGAACTGGAAAGTCCTGTAACTTATATATTTTTAACCGGCAACCCCGGAATCGGCAAAACCACGGCGATTGTTGATTTCTTAAAAAGTGAAAAGATAAAAAACGAAGGGTTTTTATTTTTCTATGTAAGTCCTAGAAAACAAGTCAATTTAGATATTGTCGAAAAGTTTAAAGACAAAGAGACACAATTGCTATGCGATGATCGGTTAATTTGTCTGAACACAAATGCTGATTTAATCAGAGATAACAATCAATTTGGTCGCTATACTGTCCAGTATCTCGCGAATCATCCAATCCAGGGTGATTTTTCAGTTAATTTTCTTGATAGCCGCGTCATTGATCGAAAAAATGCTCGCTTAAACCGGCTTAAAAGGCCGGCAGACGATGTTATTCAAGATGCAGGACAAAAAACAAGAGGCGTACTCAACAGCATTTGTGAGGCGATTTACACCTTGCTAACCCATCAAATTTCAACTAATATCGTCGCTACTGTTTCTATCCAGTCTTTGAAAAAAACTGATACAGGGGATACATTAAAGCATTTTGAGAAAATATTTAGAGATGCTTATAACGAGCGAGAAGGAACTGTCATTTCCACGAGAATGCAAGGAATTTCTAGCCGAATTAAGCATTTATTTATCATGATCGATGAAATCACAGGCGACGATGGCGGTGTTGAATTTTTACAAGGCATTGCCAAGATTATATCTAAATATCAATTAAATCTCCCACAACATGGGTTTAATACCAAAATTATCATAGCCGATGCTTCCATTGTTCACAAAGATGTGATCACCCAACATCTTGAAGACACATCGGCTGAACCGGATAAAATCTATTTTAGAAAAGTTGAGCCGGCAAATCTTGAGCAAAACTCGCCTTCAGATCCCTATCAAGCACTTTCAATCCAGCAATTTAAGTTTAAAGGATGGGATGCAACGGCGATCAATGCGAATTCTTATCCAGCCAGCCGATTGCACATTAGCTACAAAGTTTTTGTGGAGTCTTACAAATTTAGAGAAGAAGAGCGTTTAAAGAAAGAAGATAACTTAACAAAAAACTTACAAGCAGAAATTTTAACGGATATCGAACTTTTATTAAATCGCTCTGATGTAAGTCAGATAATTGTTTATATTCAAAATAAAATGAGATTGTCAGAACTTATTGAAAAAATCAAAAATCATCGAGGAGAGTTTGAGAAAGCTCAAGATTACCTAGAGATTCATGCCAATATCTCTGAAGAAGAAAAGGAATTAATTCATAAGTATAAAACCGAAGTCAAAATCATATTTATGACGGCTTCTGGAAGTCGGGGGCTATCTTTTCCCAAAGCCAAACATATTTTAGTAGAAATCAGCCGGTTTGAAATTGAGCAAAACCTGATGGAAGTCATTCAGGTGATTTATCGGGGTAGAGGAAATGATGAAATCGATCAACAAGAAAAAAACCTGATTTTTTACTTAGGAGAACAGGCGGCATATTTTGAAGATGCCTCTCAGTTATCCTTGCAGGAAAGTGTATTAAATGTATTAAATATTTTGCTAATCTTGAAAACCTCAATCATGACGAGGATTCAGGGATATGGACGTATTGGACGAGACAACTTTTTGATGATACCAGTTGGAGGAAAATCCGTTTCAGCAGCGGGAGAAACCTTTTCTTCTCAAATGGCAAGTTTAATCAAGGCGTTGAAGAAAGAATCTCAC
This DNA window, taken from Microcoleus sp. FACHB-68, encodes the following:
- a CDS encoding helicase-related protein; the protein is MTAKIAEDLGRLFEVGFNIGILAYIKQNKIKSQFGDLYSQDLQQLKFAKMLKRIDGYFINPLARQMAEKWSGFFLQKGFLAGLNFFREYIQSNGWIESRHLEILYYQCKFCGDNSIGTYENKTNIQWFREVLSQFEKLTEDDIEHYIQRYFNLDLDQGKKGEFVNADTLILLRNRRQFRVFCVDLSVFSVKTSEDVQDLNYVEILRRLLIRDISYLKSKSVFSNLRIDAESLGLDFAEDLRSYFTAFKYHDKESAKLIQAAGYTHSFYEFLRETGIVKDEMPVIFNAVGYSDRGINAISVNREKLEVLKTCYQIYKHDSSPKQLNDARLSVLNKIKRSVYGSFDRGKEFVDSLLAIPSDRITCVSHQEQVDRFFNSVGEVPAHLQQQLGLSGTMNLKQAHAELIKKELESPVTYIFLTGNPGIGKTTAIVDFLKSEKIKNEGFLFFYVSPRKQVNLDIVEKFKDKETQLLCDDRLICLNTNADLIRDNNQFGRYTVQYLANHPIQGDFSVNFLDSRVIDRKNARLNRLKRPADDVIQDAGQKTRGVLNSICEAIYTLLTHQISTNIVATVSIQSLKKTDTGDTLKHFEKIFRDAYNEREGTVISTRMQGISSRIKHLFIMIDEITGDDGGVEFLQGIAKIISKYQLNLPQHGFNTKIIIADASIVHKDVITQHLEDTSAEPDKIYFRKVEPANLEQNSPSDPYQALSIQQFKFKGWDATAINANSYPASRLHISYKVFVESYKFREEERLKKEDNLTKNLQAEILTDIELLLNRSDVSQIIVYIQNKMRLSELIEKIKNHRGEFEKAQDYLEIHANISEEEKELIHKYKTEVKIIFMTASGSRGLSFPKAKHILVEISRFEIEQNLMEVIQVIYRGRGNDEIDQQEKNLIFYLGEQAAYFEDASQLSLQESVLNVLNILLILKTSIMTRIQGYGRIGRDNFLMIPVGGKSVSAAGETFSSQMASLIKALKKESHLNPKDMRLKQVYTSLERLLGNADFVVRNQAESNFAGSLSYLQAKEVFNRQFAQLAKDSLEQLLNLGNLEFGYMSGGLLIVPIAEKTLEETYLMRLIEITHVANDKLWKNMQYISHSNSYPGSLQSAIKNAIEFVKKLKEGASKTQRFEQNSQQLDQYYALPLFTFIAGESLKNYFADEPEEPTESQFRDILSAYICALYPAGNILPIGNQYYEAPFVLFRSYSLSELRNKLFKEKYLLNSHELNVLNLILSKET